From the genome of Burkholderia pyrrocinia:
CTTCCCCGCGACGAGCGGCATCACGCGCGTGCTGTCGCCCAATCGCTTCGTCGAGAAGCAGGGGATGCTCGAGATCGTCGACGACGGCGTGTTCGAACGCCATCCCGATGCGATCCTCGAAGCGTTCTTGCTGTACGAAACGACCCGCGGCGTGAAGGGCCTGTCCGCACGCACGCTGCGCGCGCTGTACAACTCGCGCGAAATCATGAACAACGCGTGGCGCCGCGATCCGCAGAACCGCGACACGTTCATGCGGATCCTGCAGCAGCCCGAAGGAATCACGCACGCGTTCCGGCTGATGAACCAGACGAGCGTGCTCGGCCGCTACCTGCTGAACTTCCGCCGCATCGTCGGCCAGATGCAGGCACGACCTGTACCACGTGTACACGGTCGACCAGCACATCCTGATGGTGTTGCGCGCAACATCCGCCGCTTCGCGGTCGCCGAGCATGCGCACGAATACCCGTTCTGCAGCCAGTTGATCGGCAACTTCGAGCGCCCGTGGGTGCTGTATGTCGCGGCGCTGTCCCACGACATCGCGAAGGGCCGCGGCGGCGACCACTCGACGCTCGGATGGCCGACGCGCGACGCTTCTGCGCGAACACGGAATCGCCGGCGACGACGCGGCGCTGATCGTGTGGCCTCGTCCAGCATCACCTGACGATGAGCCAGGTCGCGCAGAAGCAGGACACGAGCGACCCGAAGTCATCAAAGCGCTTCGCCGAACTCGTCGGCAACGAACGGCGCCTCAACCAGCGCTCTACCTTCTGACCGTCGCCGATATCCGCGGCACGAGCCCGAAGGTGTGGAAACACGTGGAAGGGCAAGCTGCTCGAGGATCTGTACCGCATCACGCTCGCGGTGCTCGGCGGCGCGAACCCCGATGCACACTCCGAGTTGAAGTCGCGGCAGGAACAGGCGCTCGCGCTGCTGCGCCTCGAGACCGTGCCCGACGACGCGCACCGCGCGCGCTGTGGGATCAACTCGACGTCGGGCTTCTTCCTGCGTCACGATGCGGCCCGACATCGCATGGCAGACACGTGTGCTGTACCGGCACGTGAACGCCGAAACCGCGATCGTCCGCGCGCGGCCGTCGCCGATCGGCGACGCGCTGCAGGTGCTCGTGTACGTGAAGGATCGCCCCGACCTGTTCGCGGGGCATCTGCGCGTATTTCGACCGCAACGGGCTGTCGGTGCTCGACGCGCGCGTCAGCACGACGCGGCACGGTTATGCGCTCGACAACTTCATCGTCACGCAGACCGAACGCGACGTGCGGTACCGCGACATCGGCGAATCTCGTCGAACAGGCAGCTCGCGACGCGGCTCGCCGAAACCGCACCGCTGCCGGAGCCGTCCAAGGGCCGCCTGTCGAGGCTGTCGCGGACGTTTCCGATCACGCCGCGCGTCGACCTGCGGGCCGACGAGCGCGGCCAGTACTACATCCTGTCCGTGTCCGCCAACGACCGGCCGGGCCTTCTCTATTCGATCGCGCGCGTACTCGCCGAGCATCGGATCGGCGTCCATGCGGCGCGGATCAATACGCTCGGCGAACGCGTCGAGGACATCTTCCTGCTCGCGGGCGCCGGCTTGTCCGACAACCGCCTGCAGATCCAGCTCGAAACCGAATTGCTGCGCGGCGATCGCAGTCTGAATGAATCCCAGCGTTTATGCGCACCAAATTGACCGTCAAGAATCCGCGGCCGGCGTCGCCGACCCGCGCACCCGGCCGTCCGCTCCGGCAGCCACGTTGCCCGCAAGGCGGTGCGCCCCGCTGGCGCCGCCCGCGGGAGACAAGCCGGCCCGCCCGAAGAAGGCGTCCCCGGCTGCCGGCGGCGAACGCACGTTCAAGCCGCGCGGCGCCGCGGGCGCCGAGCGCCCGGGCGCGGATCGCGCAACGGCCAAGCGCGCGCCACGTGACGGCGGTGGCCGAACGCGGCTATCGCGGCGCTGACGGCAAGCCCGACTCCGCGCCCGCCCCGTCGCAGCGACGCCGATGCGCGGCCGCGCCGCGCGGGTGCCGAAGGCGGCGCGCGTGCGCCCTATCGCGACAAGACCGCCGGCGAAGGCGCGAAGCGCAGCTTCGGCGACCGCCGTCCGTCGTCCGACCGCCCGCCCCGTCGCAGCGATGACGACGCACGGCCCCGTCGTGCAGGTGCCGAAGGCGGCACGCGCGCGCCTTATCGCGACAACGCAACGGGCGAAGGGGCGAAACGCAGCTTCGGCGATCGCCGCACGTCGTCCGACCGCCCGCCCCGTCGCAGCGATGACGACGCACGGCCGCGCCGCGCAGGTGCCGAAGGCGGCGCACGCGCACCCTATCGCGACAAGGCAGCCGGCGAAGGGGCGAAACGCAGCTTCGATGACCGCCGTCCGTCGTCCGACCGCCCGGCCCGTCGCAGCGACGACGATGCACGTCCGCGCCGCGCAGGCGCTGACGACGTCAAGCGCACGCCCTATCGCGACAAGGCTGCAAGCGAAGGCGCGAAGCGCAGCTTCGGCGACCGCCGTCCGCCGTCCGACCGCCCGGCCCGCCGCAGCGACGACGATGCACGTCCGCGCCGCGCAGGCGCTGACGACGGCAAGCGCGCACCCTATCGCGACAAAGCCGCCGGCGAAGGCGCGAAGCGCAGCTTCGGCGACCGCCGTCCGTCGTCCGATCGCCCGGCCCCGCCGCAACGGACGACGATGCACGTCCGCGCCGCGCAGGCGCTGACGACGTCAAGCGCACGCCCTATCCGCGACAAGGCTGCAAGCGAAGGCGCGAAGCGCAGCTTCGGCGACCGCCCGGCTCGCCCCCGCACGCGACGGCGAACGCCGCTCGCCCGGCGCGGGCCTGAAGACCGCGCAACCCGTCCAAGCGCCAGGCTGCGGACACCGATTACGGTGACGAAACGGGCCTGATGCGCCTGTCGAAGCGGATGTCCGAGCTCGGCATGTGCTCGCGCCGCGAAGCCGACGAATGGATCGAAAAGGGCTGGGTGCTCGTCGACGGCGAACGCATCGACACGCTCGGCACCAAGGTGCGCGCCGACCAGAAGATCGAGATCGACGAGCGAGCGAGCGCCGCGCAGGCCGCGCAGGTGACGATCCTGCTGCACAAGCCGGTCGGCTATGTGTCGGGTCAGGCGGAAGACGGCTACGAGCCCGCTGCCGTGCTGATCACGCGCGGGAACCACTGGAGCGGCGACCATTCGCCGCTGCGCTTCTCGCCGCAGCACCTGCACGCGCTCGCGCCGGCCGGCCGGCTCGACATCGATTCGACCCGGCCTGCTCGTGCTGACGCAGAACGGCGTGATCGCGAAGCAGTTGATCGGCGAGCAATCGGACATCGACAAGGAGTACCTGGTGCGCGTGCGCTTCGGCGAACGGCTCCTCGACATCGACCAGCACTTCCCCGCGGAATCGCTCGCTAAGCTGCGCCACGGCCTCGAACTCGACGGCGTCGCGCTGAAGCCCGCGATGGTGAGCTGGCAGAACGGCGAGCAACTGCGCTTCGTGCTGCGCGAAGGCAAGAAGCGCCAGATCCGCCGCATGTGCGAACTGGTCGGTCTCGACGTGATCGGCCTCAAGCGCGTGCGGATGGGCCGCGTGATGCTCGGCGCGCTGCCGGCAGGGGCAATGGCGCTACCTGTCGGCCGACGAGACGTTCTGACCGCGGGCACGCCCTATGTGCCCCGCAATGAAAAAGCCCGCGCAAGCGGGCTTTTTTGTTTCCGGCGGGCGGCGCGAAACCGGACGCCTGCCGCCCCGCGTGCCGGTCAGTCGTCTCCCGCCGGATCGAGCCCCGGGAACAGCACCTCGGTGAAGCCGAAGCGCGTGAAGTCGGTGATCCGCATCGGATACAGCTTGCCGATCAGGTGATCGTATTCATGCTGGACCACGCGCGCGTGAAAACCGTCGGCGACGCGATCGATCTTCGCGCCGAACTGGTCGAAGCCGCTGTAGCGCACCTTCGCGTAGCGGCTGACGACGCCACGCATGCCCGGCACCGACAGGCAGCCTTCCCAGCCCTCTTCCATGTCCGGCGGCACGAATTCGATCTTCGGGTTGATCAGCACGGTCTCGGGCACCGGCGGCGCATCCGGGTAGCGGTTGTTGTTGCCGAAGCCGAAAATGATGATCTGCAGCCCGATGCCGATCTGCGGCGCGGCCAGCCCGGCGCCGTTCGCGTGGTGCATCGTCTCGAACATGTCCGCGACCATCTCGTGCAGTTCGGGTGTGTCGAACCGCTCGACCGGTTTGGCGACTTCGAGCAGGCGCGGATCGCCCATCCTCAGGATCTCGCGAATCATGGCGTATTGCCCTCCAGGAGTTGGTGCAGACCGTCTTCGTCCAGCACGGGGATGCCGAGTTCCTCGGCCTTCACGAGCTTGCTGCCGGCTTCGGCGCCCGCGACCACGTAATCCGTCTTCTTCGATACCGAGCCGGCGACCTTCGCGCCCGCCGCTTCGAGCATCTCCTTTGCCGCATCGCGCGTGAGCGTCGGCAGCGTGCCCGTCAGCACGACGGTCTTGCCGGCCAGCACGCCCTGCGGCGCCTTCGGCGCGGGCGGCCCTTCGGGCCACGTCACCTTGCCCGGCGCGCGCAACTGCTCGATCACGGTCCGGTTGTGCTCTTCCGCGAAGAACTGGTGAAGCGACTCGGCGACGATCGGCCCGACGTCGTTGACTTCGAGCAGCTCGTCGATCGACGCGTCCATGATCGGCGTCAGCGAGCCGAAGTGCTTCGCGAGATCCTTCGCGGTCGATTCGCCGACATGGCGGATGCCGAGCCCGTAGATGAAGCGCGCGAGCGTCGTGTGCTTCGCCTTCTCGAGCGAGTCGAGCAAATTCTGTGCGGACTTCTCGGCGAACCGGTCGAGCTCGGCAAGCGTCGCGAACCCGAGATTGAACAG
Proteins encoded in this window:
- the def gene encoding peptide deformylase, which produces MIREILRMGDPRLLEVAKPVERFDTPELHEMVADMFETMHHANGAGLAAPQIGIGLQIIIFGFGNNNRYPDAPPVPETVLINPKIEFVPPDMEEGWEGCLSVPGMRGVVSRYAKVRYSGFDQFGAKIDRVADGFHARVVQHEYDHLIGKLYPMRITDFTRFGFTEVLFPGLDPAGDD